A single region of the Lycium barbarum isolate Lr01 chromosome 2, ASM1917538v2, whole genome shotgun sequence genome encodes:
- the LOC132621450 gene encoding flowering-promoting factor 1-like protein 3: protein MSGVWVFKNGVVRLVEGDCQGATSRRKVLVHLPSNEVITSYAVLERKLYSLGWERYYDDPDLLQFHKRSTVHLISLPKDFNRFKSMHMYDIVVKNRNEFEVRDM from the coding sequence ATGTCTGGAGTTTGGGTATTCAAGAATGGCGTTGTCCGGCTTGTGGAGGGTGACTGCCAAGGGGCAACCAGTCGCCGGAAAGTGCTTGTACACCTTCCTAGTAATGAAGTAATCACATCATATGCGGTGCTTGAAAGGAAGTTGTACTCTCTTGGATGGGAGAGGTACTATGATGATCCTGACCTTCTTCAGTTTCACAAAAGATCCACTGTTCATCTTATTTCTCTCCCAAAGGATTTCAACAGGTTTAAGTCCATGCACATGTATGATATTGTTGTTAAGAATCGCAACGAGTTTGAAGTTAGAGACAtgtaa